CGAGCACGCATAGAAGTCTGTCCGCAACCCCACCGCAATATCCCTATGGACAGGTACGCCTGTTTTCATAGAAGTCTGTCCGCAACCCCACCGCAATATCCCTATGGACAGGTACGCCTGTTTTCATAGAAGGATGACAGACTTGTAACGTGCTGAATTTTCTACTCAGCAAGCCTTCAAGTTCCTAGCACCGTGGGACGAGTTGGTAAAAATCCGGGGTGACAATAATTCGGTTCAAAAGTCTATTTCCTCTATACTGCGTCTTCAGCCGAGCAATCTACGTATTGAGGTATTAATGGTTCTTTTCTGCCGTTTTGCGCCCGTTGTTTTCGCCCTGCTCTTCTCTGTAAGTCTCATCGCCCAAGATGCTTCTCAGCCGACTATCTGGAGCGCCAAGCCCGATGTGGCTGCGTTCGAGAAGATCGAGAACGATCGTTTAGCTGCTGCTCAGAAGGCGATCGACGAAGTTGTCGCCGTAAAAGACGCGAGAACAATCGACAACACGCTGGTTCCCTTCGACGAAGCAGTACACCAGCTTGGGTCGGCACAGTATTTTGCCGGTCTGATGCAGCAGGTGCATCCAGAGGCGACATTCCGGGATCATGCGACCGCGATGTTCCAGAAGGCGGGTGCCGCAGCTACCGCCCTGTCATTGAATCAGGACGTCTACAAGGCGCTACAGGCTCTCGATGTTTCCAAGGCCGATCCGGCGACGCGCTACTACGTGCAACGACAACTGCTGGAGTTCAAGCTCGCGGGAGTCGACAAAGATCAGGCTACGCGCGACCGTCTGAAGAAACTTCAAGACCAGCTCAATGAAGAGCAGTCGATGTTCGACCGTAATATCTCCGACGGGCAAAAGACGATAACCGCCGACTCCGTTTCGGAACTCGATGGCCTTCCGCAGGACTACATCGATCGCCACAAACCGGGAGCCGACGGAAAGATTCAGATCACCACGAATTATCCGGACTTGCTGCCGGTGTTGAAATTTGCCAAGAACGACGCGCTGCGCAAGCGTCTTTACGAGGCGTACCAAACGCGCGCGTATCCCAAGAATCTCGACCAGCTCAAGCAGATGATGCAGACGCGCTACGAGATCGCGCAGCTTCTCGGCTACAAGTCCTGGGCGGACTTCAACGCGGCCGACAAGATGATCCTGAAGGGACAGAACATAGCCGACTTCATCCAGCAGGTCGATAGCGCGGCCAAGCCGGTTGCAAAACGGGAATTTACGCTGTTGCTCGAAGAGAAACGCAAGTCCGATCCTAAGGCGACGGGAATCGGCGATTACGAGCTGCAGTATCTGCAGGAGCAGGTGCGCCGTGCGAAGTACAACTTCGATTCGCAGTCGGTGCGTCCGTATCTACCCTTCGATGGAGTGAAGAAAGGAATCCTAGACACCGCTTCGAAGCTCTTCCAACTTGAATTTCGTCAGGAGAAGGATGTTCCGTCGTGGGATCCCGCCGTCGAGACCTGGGATGTCTACGATCACGGCAAGATGGCCGGACGTTTCTATCTCGATCTGCATCCGCGTCCAGGCAAATATAGCCATGCGGAGATGGTTCCCGTGCTTGACGGGATCCGCGGCAAGCAACTACCCGAGGCGATTCTGGTCTGCAATTTTCCGGCGCCCACGGCCGATGATCCTGGACTGATGGAATATGGCGACGTGGTTACCTTCTTTCACGAGTTCGGCCACCTGATGCACTGGATCGTCGCCAGCCAGCAATGGGCAGGCGTGAGCGGCTTGACCATGGAGTCAGACTTCGTCGAGGCTCCGTCGCAGATGCTGGAAGAGTG
This sequence is a window from Terriglobales bacterium. Protein-coding genes within it:
- a CDS encoding M3 family metallopeptidase, coding for MVLFCRFAPVVFALLFSVSLIAQDASQPTIWSAKPDVAAFEKIENDRLAAAQKAIDEVVAVKDARTIDNTLVPFDEAVHQLGSAQYFAGLMQQVHPEATFRDHATAMFQKAGAAATALSLNQDVYKALQALDVSKADPATRYYVQRQLLEFKLAGVDKDQATRDRLKKLQDQLNEEQSMFDRNISDGQKTITADSVSELDGLPQDYIDRHKPGADGKIQITTNYPDLLPVLKFAKNDALRKRLYEAYQTRAYPKNLDQLKQMMQTRYEIAQLLGYKSWADFNAADKMILKGQNIADFIQQVDSAAKPVAKREFTLLLEEKRKSDPKATGIGDYELQYLQEQVRRAKYNFDSQSVRPYLPFDGVKKGILDTASKLFQLEFRQEKDVPSWDPAVETWDVYDHGKMAGRFYLDLHPRPGKYSHAEMVPVLDGIRGKQLPEAILVCNFPAPTADDPGLMEYGDVVTFFHEFGHLMHWIVASQQWAGVSGLTMESDFVEAPSQMLEEWMRSPQVLASFAHHYKTGEPIPADLVERMNRASAFGRGTWAVTQNEYTAVSYDLYKSNPKTTDPDTVTQQAVRRYTLLTQTPGTHMWASFTHLSGYSSAYYTYLWDKVIAEDFFRQFDQENLLAGETPMRYRRVVLEPGGTMSANDLVKNFLGRPQNMTAFEHWMSEEFAGNQGGVQAGK